GGGGTCGCCAGCGCCAGGCCGGGGCTCACGTAGAGCTCGTCGGCACGGCACAGGAACTCGACGTCCAGCTCGCCACAACGCACTTCCACGTGCGGATAGTCACGCTTGAGCGTGGCCAGTTCCGGTGGATTTTCCCGCGTATCGGCCACGGCGAACGACGTGCCCCGGTTCGCCAGGAAGCGAACCAGGGACATGCCGCTTTTGCCGAGGCCGACAACGATGCGGAAGTGGTCAGAAGCGATCAGGGACACGCGTTTCTACCTCAGTTTCAGGGTGGCAAGGCCGATCAGCACGAGAATCACGGTGATGATCCAGAAACGGACGATCACGCGCGGCTCGGGCCAGCCCTTGAGTTCAAAGTGATGGTGAATCGGCGCCATGCGGAACACACGACGACCGGTCAGCTTGAAGGACGCGACCTGGATGACCACCGACAGGGTTTCCATCACGAACACGCCGCCCATGATGAACAGGACGATTTCCTGGCGGACGATCACGGCAATGGTGCCCAGGGCCGCGCCCAGCGCCAGTGCGCCGACGTCACCCATGAAGACCTGTGCCGGGTAGGTGTTGAACCACAGGAAGCCCAGGCCCGCACCGATCAGCGCGCCACAGAATACGATCAGCTCGCCGGCGCCCGGTACGTACGGGATCAGCAGGTATTCGGCGAACTTCACGTTACCCGACAGGTAGCAGAAGATGCCCAGGCCACCACCGACCATCACGGTCGGCATGATTGCCAGGCCGTCGAGGCCGTCAGTCAGGTTGACCGCGTTGCTCGAACCGACGATCACGAAGTAGGTCAGGACGATGAAACCCGCGCCCAGCGCGATGCTGTGATCCTTGAGCATCGGCAGGATCAGCGTGGTTTCCACCGGCGTGGCAGCGGTCTTGTACAGGAAGATCGCGGCCGCGAGGCCGAACACCGACTGCCAGAAATACTTCCAGCGGCTCGGCAGGCCACGGGAGTTCTTCTCGATCACCTTGCGGTAGTCATCGACCCAGCCGATGGCGCCGAACAGCAGGGTCACCAGCAACACGACCCACACGTAACGGTTGCTCAGATCCGCCCACAGCAAGGTGCTGACGCCGATGGACGACAGGATCAGCGCGCCACCCATGGTCGGCGTACCGGATTTGGACAGGTGCGATTGCGGACCGTCGTTACGAACGGCCTGGCCGATCTGGCGGTTTTGCAGGGTGCGGATCATCCACGGGCCGTAGCACAGCGACAGGACCAGCGCGGTCAACACACCCAGAATCCCGCGCAGGGTCAGGTACTGGAAGACCGCGAAGCCTTTGTAGAACTGTTGCAGATACTCCGCTAGCAGCAGCAGCATTAATGTTTCTCCAGACTGGACCCGCACAGGGCCGCAACGATGTTTTCCATCGCCGCGCTGCGCGAACCCTTGATCAAAATGGTGGTGTTTGTGTCTTGTTCGGCGCCGAGGGCCTCGATCAGCTCAGCCTGGGTGCCAAAGTGGCGGGCCTGGTCGCCAAAAGCCTTCACGGCGTGGGTCATCATCGGACCGACCGCATACAGTGCGTCCACCTTGCCACGGGCGTACTCACCCACGTCCCGGTGCCCCTGCTCCGCCCAGTCGCCCAGTTCGCCGATATCCCCGAGCACAAGGACGGTTCGACCGGAAAAGCCGGCGAGGATATCGACGGCGGCACACATGGAGGTGGGGTTCGCGTTGTAGGTGTCATCAATCACGCGCATGCCGTTGCGGGCCAATTGCGCGACGGTGCGGCCCTTGACCGGCTGAACCGCGCCCAGGCCGGTGGCGATGCCGAACGCCGACACGCCCAGGGCATGCGCGGCGGCGGCAGCGGCCATGGCATTGGCCACGTTGTGGGTGCCGAGCAGGTTGAGTTGAACGTGCTCCACGCCGTCGGGGCTGTGCAGCTTGAACGACGGACAGCCGCGGGCATCGGTCGCCAGGTCGCTGGCATGGAAGTCCGCCTGGCTGTTGGTCAGGGCGAACGTCAGCACCTTGCGGCCGGCTGCACGTTTTTTCCAGATATCGAACGCCTTGTCGTCGAGATTAAGCACGGCGATGCCATCGGCGGCCAGCCCTTCGATGATCTCGCCCTTGGCCTCGACAATCTTGTCCGGGCCGCCGAACTCGCCTACGTGGGCGGTCCCGGCGTTGTTGAGAATGGCCACGTGGGGCTTGGTCATGGCGACGGTGTAGGCAATCTCGCCAAGGCGCGACGCCCCCAGCTCGATGACGGCGGCGCTGTGCTCCGGCGCGAGTTCGAGCAGGGTCAGCGGCACGCCGAGGTCGTTGTTCAGGTTGCCACGGGTAGCGTGCACAGGCCCGCGCGTACGCAGGATGCTGGCGAGCATTTCCTTGACCGTGGTCTTGCCGCTGGAACCGGTCACGGCAGCGACGGGTTTGTCGAAGGCAGCACGGTTCAACGCACCGAGTTGCCCCAGCGCCTGGCGGGTATCGCCGACCTGCAGTTGCGGCAAGGTGCTGTCAGAAACTTCCCGTTCGACCAGCGCGCCAACGGCGCCTTTGGCCGCGACCTCATTCAGATAGTCATGACCATCGAAACGCGGACCGGTCAGCGCGATGAACAACTGGCCCGGCTTGATGGCCCGGCTGTCGATGCTGACGCCGTTGAAGGTGGCGTCCTTGCCGACCAGGCGGCCGCTGAGGGCGTTGGTCAGCTCACTGAGTTTCAAAGGCTTAAGCATGCGCCACCTCCCACGCGGTCAGGGCACGATCGGCCTCGACCAGATCCGAGAAGTCATGGCGTTCGCCGTTGATCTCCTGATAATCCTCGTGACCCTTGCCGGCCAGGACGATCACGTCATCGGCCGAGGCACCGGCGATCAGCTGGGCGATGGCCAGGCCACGACCGGCGACAAAGGTCACGTTATCGACGTTGCTGAAACCGGCGCGGATGTCATCGAAGATCACCGACGGGTCTTCGGTGCGCGGGTTGTCATCGGTCACCAGCACGCCATCGGCCAAGCGCTCCACCACTTCGGCCATCAGCGGACGCTTGCCGCGATCGCGATCACCGCCGCAACCGAACAGGCACAGCAAGCGGCCTTTGGCGTGGGGACGCAGTGCCGTGAGGACTTTTTCCAGGGCATCCGGGGTGTGGGCGTAATCGACCACCACCAGCGGTTGGGCGCCGCCGCCCAGTCGCTGCATGCGTCCGGCCGGGCCTTCGAGTTTCGGCAGGACCTTGAGGATTTCGTCCAGCGCGTAGTCCAGGCCGAGCAAGGCGCCAATGGCGGCCAATACGTTGCTCAGGTTGAAACGACCGAGCAAGGTGCTGCGCAGATGGTGTTCGCCCTGCGGCGTGACCAGGGTGGCGCGCACGCCTTCATCGTCGAATTGCGCATCGCGGCAATACAGGTGCGCGCTGCGGTCCAGCAAACTGTAGGTAATCAGCCGCGACTCGCGTTTTTCGCCAGCCAGTTGCTTGCCGAAATCGTCATCGAGGTTCACCACCCGGCACTTCAGATCGTTCCAGGCAAACAGCTTGGCCTTGGCTTCGCCATAAGCCTGCATGGTGCCGTGGTAATCCAGGTGATCGCGGGACAGGTTGGTCATCACCGCCACATCGAAGGCCAGCGCGCTCACGCGACCTTGATCCAGGCCGTGGGACGACACTTCCATGGCCACGGCCTTGGCACCGGCCTTTTTCAGGTCGGCCAGGGTCGCCTGCACGGCAATCGGGTTCGGCGTGGTGTGCAGGCCGCTTTGCAGCGCGCCGTAGAAACCGGTGCCCAGGGTGCCAACGATGCCGCAGTGCTGGCCGAGCAGGTCCAGCGCCTGGGCCACCAGTTGGGTCACGCTGGTTTTGCCATTGGTGCCGGTGACGCCCACCAGGTTCAGGTGGCGGCTTGGCTCGCCGTAGAAACGCCCGGCGATGTCCGACAGTTGCGCCGCCAGCCCCTTGACCGGGATCAGTGGCACATCGGTGATTGGCAGCACGGTCGCGCCTTCGACTTCATAAGCCACCGCAGCGGCGCCGCGCTGCAAGGCGTCGGCAATGTGCGCACGACCATCGAAACGCCCGCCCGGCACGGCCAGGAACAGGTCGCCGGCGCGCACATTGCGGCTGTCGATGGTCAACTCGCGAATCAGCAGGTCGCGGCCGGCGTGGGCGAAAATCTTGTTCAGGCTCAGGGACATCAGCCGCGCCCTCCATTGGCTTTCAGTGGAACGGGCGGAACCGCATTGGCCTGCTGGACCGGCGGCAGGTTGTCCGGCGTGATGTTCATCAGGCGCAGCGTCCCGGACATCACTTTGCTGAACACCGGCGCCGAAACCAGACCACCGAAGTAACCGGCCTTGGTCGGTTCGTCGATGACCACGACGATGGCGTAACGCGGGTCGTTCATCGGGCCGAAGCCGGCGAACAGCGAGCGATAGGAGTTTTCCGCATAGCCCTTGGTGCCGACCGAGGTCTTGCGCGCGGTACCGGACTTGCCGCCCACGTGATAAGCCGGCACCTGGGCACGGAATACACCGCGCGGCGCCTCGATCACTTGCTGCAACATGGTCTGCATGGTTTTCGCGACGTTTTCCGGCAGCACTTGCGTGGTTTGCGGTGCCTTGTCGGTCTTGATCAGGGTCAGCGGCGCGAGGCGACCATTGTTGGCCAGCGCCGAGAAGGCATGGACCAACTGGATCGCGGTCACCGAAATACCGTAGCCATAGGACAGCGTGGCGGTCTCGGCCTTGCGCCATTCGCGATAGTTCGGCAGGTTGCCGACACGCTCGCCCGGGAAGCCCAGGCCGGTGTCCTGGCCCAGGCCAAGTTTCTGCGCCAGACGGAAAATGGTTTCACCGCCGATGTCGAAGGCGACCTTGCTCATACCCACGTTACTGGAGTTGATCAGGATGCCGGTCATGTCCAGCACCGGACCTTCGGTCTTGGACACGTCCTTGATGGTGTACTTGCCGATCTGCAAGGTACCCGGATACACCTCGACGCTGTCGCTCGGCTTCCAGCGCCCGGTTTCGATGGCGGCACTCATGGAGATCGCCTTCATGGTCGAGCCCGGCTCGAACACGTCGATCATCGCGCGGTTACGCATCATCGCCGGTTGCAGGTTGCGGCGGTTGTTCGGGTTGTAGGTCGGCTGGTTGACCATGGCGAGGATTTCGCCGGTCTTCACGTCCATGATCACCAGGCTGCCGGCCTTGGCGCCGTTCTCGATGATCGCGTTGCGCAGTTCGCGGTTGGCCAGGTATTGCAGGCGCAGGTCAATCGACAACGCCAAGGGCTTGCCGGCCTTGGCGTTTTTTGTCACCTGCACATCTTTGATAAGTCGCCCGCGCCGGTCCTTGATGACCTGTCGCTTGCCGGGCACACCGGCCAGCCATTCATCGTAGGCCAGTTCCACCCCTTCACGACCATGATCATCAATGTCGGTAAAGCCGACCATGTGGGCCGTGACTTCACCGGCCGGATAAAAACGGCGGAATTCTTCGATGCCGTAGACGCCCGGTACTTTCAGGTCGAGTACCGCCTGGCCCTGCTCAGGCGTCAGCCCGCGCACCAGGTAGATGAACTCTTTATTGGCTTGTGCTTCGAGGCGTTCGGCCAGGGCTTTCGGGTCCTGACCCAGGGCAGCCGCCAGTGCCGGCCACTTCTCTTTGGCCAGTTGCATTTCCTTGGCATTCGCCCACAGCGTGGTGACCGGCGTACTGACGGCCAGCGGCTCGCCGTTACGGTCGGTGATCAGGCCACGGTGCGCCGGAATCGGAATGTGACGAACGCTGCGCGCATCGCCCTGGCCTTTCAGGAAGGCACGGTCGACTACCTGCAGGTCGATGATCCGCCAGCAGATCGCCGCCACCATGACGCCGAGCAGGCCCAGCACCAGGCGGAACCGCCAGGGAAACAGTGCGCCTTCGAGCTTCATCATGGCGCCACCATCTGCACGTCAGCCGCGCCGGGAATGTGCATTTTCAGTTGTTCGGTGGCCAGCACTTCGATCCGGCTGTGGGCGGTCCAGGTGCTCTGTTCGAGAATCAACCGGCCCCACTCGGCCTGCGCCTTGTCGCGCACGCTCAACTCGTTGTACAGCGTGTTCAACAACTGGCGGTTCCAGTGGGCGCTATACGACACGCCGATGGCCGACACGAGCACGCCGACAAACAGCAGCAGCATGAAAAAGCTGCCGCCGGGCAGTGGCTTGGCGAAAAGCTTGCTCACCGCAACTTCTCCGCGACGCGCATCACAGCGCTGCGAGCACGAGGGTTGGCCTTGAGTTCGGTGTCGGAGGCGGTCTGCGCCTTGCCATGGATTTTGATTTTCGGTTCGAAAGCGACGTGACGAACCGGCAGGTTGCGCGGCAGGTTATCGGCTTCGCCTTTCACCAGCTTGCGCATGAACAGTTTGACGATGCGGTCTTCCAGCGAGTGGAAGCTGATCACCACCAGGCGACCACCGACTTCCAGGCACTCCAGGGCGGCATCGAGGCCGGCCTCCAGATCGCCCAGTTCGTTGTTGACGTGAATGCGCAGGCCCTGGAACGCGCGGGTCGCCGGGTTCTTGCCCTTCTCCCACGCCGGGTTGGCGACTTTCAGCACTTCGGCCAGGTCACCCGTACGCTCGAACGGCTTGATGTCACGACGCTCGACCACGGCACGGGCCATGCGTCCGGAGAAACGTTCTTCGCCGTATTCC
This DNA window, taken from Pseudomonas sp. MYb118, encodes the following:
- the mraY gene encoding phospho-N-acetylmuramoyl-pentapeptide-transferase, whose protein sequence is MLLLLAEYLQQFYKGFAVFQYLTLRGILGVLTALVLSLCYGPWMIRTLQNRQIGQAVRNDGPQSHLSKSGTPTMGGALILSSIGVSTLLWADLSNRYVWVVLLVTLLFGAIGWVDDYRKVIEKNSRGLPSRWKYFWQSVFGLAAAIFLYKTAATPVETTLILPMLKDHSIALGAGFIVLTYFVIVGSSNAVNLTDGLDGLAIMPTVMVGGGLGIFCYLSGNVKFAEYLLIPYVPGAGELIVFCGALIGAGLGFLWFNTYPAQVFMGDVGALALGAALGTIAVIVRQEIVLFIMGGVFVMETLSVVIQVASFKLTGRRVFRMAPIHHHFELKGWPEPRVIVRFWIITVILVLIGLATLKLR
- the murF gene encoding UDP-N-acetylmuramoyl-tripeptide--D-alanyl-D-alanine ligase, which produces MLKPLKLSELTNALSGRLVGKDATFNGVSIDSRAIKPGQLFIALTGPRFDGHDYLNEVAAKGAVGALVEREVSDSTLPQLQVGDTRQALGQLGALNRAAFDKPVAAVTGSSGKTTVKEMLASILRTRGPVHATRGNLNNDLGVPLTLLELAPEHSAAVIELGASRLGEIAYTVAMTKPHVAILNNAGTAHVGEFGGPDKIVEAKGEIIEGLAADGIAVLNLDDKAFDIWKKRAAGRKVLTFALTNSQADFHASDLATDARGCPSFKLHSPDGVEHVQLNLLGTHNVANAMAAAAAAHALGVSAFGIATGLGAVQPVKGRTVAQLARNGMRVIDDTYNANPTSMCAAVDILAGFSGRTVLVLGDIGELGDWAEQGHRDVGEYARGKVDALYAVGPMMTHAVKAFGDQARHFGTQAELIEALGAEQDTNTTILIKGSRSAAMENIVAALCGSSLEKH
- a CDS encoding UDP-N-acetylmuramoyl-L-alanyl-D-glutamate--2,6-diaminopimelate ligase; the encoded protein is MSLSLNKIFAHAGRDLLIRELTIDSRNVRAGDLFLAVPGGRFDGRAHIADALQRGAAAVAYEVEGATVLPITDVPLIPVKGLAAQLSDIAGRFYGEPSRHLNLVGVTGTNGKTSVTQLVAQALDLLGQHCGIVGTLGTGFYGALQSGLHTTPNPIAVQATLADLKKAGAKAVAMEVSSHGLDQGRVSALAFDVAVMTNLSRDHLDYHGTMQAYGEAKAKLFAWNDLKCRVVNLDDDFGKQLAGEKRESRLITYSLLDRSAHLYCRDAQFDDEGVRATLVTPQGEHHLRSTLLGRFNLSNVLAAIGALLGLDYALDEILKVLPKLEGPAGRMQRLGGGAQPLVVVDYAHTPDALEKVLTALRPHAKGRLLCLFGCGGDRDRGKRPLMAEVVERLADGVLVTDDNPRTEDPSVIFDDIRAGFSNVDNVTFVAGRGLAIAQLIAGASADDVIVLAGKGHEDYQEINGERHDFSDLVEADRALTAWEVAHA
- a CDS encoding peptidoglycan D,D-transpeptidase FtsI family protein, whose translation is MKLEGALFPWRFRLVLGLLGVMVAAICWRIIDLQVVDRAFLKGQGDARSVRHIPIPAHRGLITDRNGEPLAVSTPVTTLWANAKEMQLAKEKWPALAAALGQDPKALAERLEAQANKEFIYLVRGLTPEQGQAVLDLKVPGVYGIEEFRRFYPAGEVTAHMVGFTDIDDHGREGVELAYDEWLAGVPGKRQVIKDRRGRLIKDVQVTKNAKAGKPLALSIDLRLQYLANRELRNAIIENGAKAGSLVIMDVKTGEILAMVNQPTYNPNNRRNLQPAMMRNRAMIDVFEPGSTMKAISMSAAIETGRWKPSDSVEVYPGTLQIGKYTIKDVSKTEGPVLDMTGILINSSNVGMSKVAFDIGGETIFRLAQKLGLGQDTGLGFPGERVGNLPNYREWRKAETATLSYGYGISVTAIQLVHAFSALANNGRLAPLTLIKTDKAPQTTQVLPENVAKTMQTMLQQVIEAPRGVFRAQVPAYHVGGKSGTARKTSVGTKGYAENSYRSLFAGFGPMNDPRYAIVVVIDEPTKAGYFGGLVSAPVFSKVMSGTLRLMNITPDNLPPVQQANAVPPVPLKANGGRG
- the ftsL gene encoding cell division protein FtsL translates to MSKLFAKPLPGGSFFMLLLFVGVLVSAIGVSYSAHWNRQLLNTLYNELSVRDKAQAEWGRLILEQSTWTAHSRIEVLATEQLKMHIPGAADVQMVAP
- the rsmH gene encoding 16S rRNA (cytosine(1402)-N(4))-methyltransferase RsmH, producing the protein MDSGFNHITVLLDEAVEALAVRTDGCYLDGTFGRGGHSRLILSQLGPDGRLLGFDKDPQAIATGQTLAAEDGRFVVVQRSFAELGAEVAERGLAGKVSGILLDLGVSSPQLDDPERGFSFLNDGPLDMRMDPSRGISAAEFVNTAPVEEIARVFKEYGEERFSGRMARAVVERRDIKPFERTGDLAEVLKVANPAWEKGKNPATRAFQGLRIHVNNELGDLEAGLDAALECLEVGGRLVVISFHSLEDRIVKLFMRKLVKGEADNLPRNLPVRHVAFEPKIKIHGKAQTASDTELKANPRARSAVMRVAEKLR